A single genomic interval of Pseudomonas sp. TH06 harbors:
- a CDS encoding efflux RND transporter periplasmic adaptor subunit yields MEKRRRGKFVLMFGIGLLLALALWFYLSQGQHRSKPPPPAEPVAAAAVTLQDVPVYIDALGTVTPTRSVTVISQVDGILGSVEFKEGQQVHKGQVIARIDDRALKAQVAVAKGTLMHDQALLSNAVRDLARYRELIKVGSTTQQTVDTQASLVQQLQGTVAADEGSLQNLEVQLSYCTITSPVDGVVGLRQVDPGNYVTTTSTTGIAVITQITPATVVFAVPEDDLAAINQAMAKGTVTVLAYDRNKHNLLAAGSLLALDNQVDTSTGTIKVKAQFDDAGNALFPNQFVNARLKADTLKQIGVVPTRAIQHGSKGDFVFVVVDPGSKVSLRNIKTGPATGDVTAVLDNGVKQGEKVVTEGADKLDDGSAVKVVTQ; encoded by the coding sequence ATGGAAAAACGCAGGCGAGGCAAATTCGTGCTGATGTTTGGCATCGGGCTGTTGCTGGCGCTTGCCTTGTGGTTTTACCTGAGCCAGGGACAACACCGCAGCAAACCACCGCCGCCCGCCGAACCGGTGGCGGCGGCGGCCGTCACCCTGCAAGACGTGCCGGTGTACATCGATGCCCTCGGTACCGTCACGCCAACCCGAAGCGTGACGGTGATTTCCCAGGTCGACGGGATTCTCGGTTCGGTCGAATTCAAAGAAGGCCAACAGGTGCACAAAGGCCAAGTCATCGCCCGCATTGATGACCGGGCGCTCAAGGCGCAAGTGGCAGTCGCCAAAGGCACGCTGATGCACGATCAGGCGCTGCTGAGTAACGCCGTGCGCGATCTGGCGCGTTATCGCGAGCTGATCAAAGTCGGCTCCACCACCCAGCAAACCGTCGATACCCAAGCCTCGCTGGTCCAACAGTTGCAAGGCACGGTCGCCGCCGATGAGGGCAGCCTGCAGAACCTTGAAGTGCAGCTGAGTTATTGCACCATCACGTCGCCGGTGGACGGTGTGGTCGGCCTGCGTCAGGTCGATCCTGGCAACTACGTGACCACTACCAGTACCACCGGCATTGCCGTGATCACTCAAATAACTCCGGCCACTGTGGTGTTCGCGGTGCCTGAAGATGACTTGGCGGCGATCAATCAAGCTATGGCCAAAGGCACCGTGACGGTGTTGGCCTATGACCGTAACAAACACAACCTGCTGGCGGCCGGCAGCTTGTTGGCGCTGGACAATCAGGTCGACACCAGCACGGGCACGATCAAGGTCAAGGCGCAGTTCGATGACGCGGGCAACGCGCTGTTCCCCAATCAATTCGTCAACGCCCGGCTCAAGGCTGACACGCTGAAGCAGATCGGCGTGGTGCCGACCCGGGCGATCCAGCATGGCAGCAAAGGCGATTTCGTCTTTGTTGTGGTCGACCCCGGCAGCAAAGTCAGCTTGCGCAACATCAAGACTGGCCCGGCCACCGGCGATGTCACGGCAGTGCTCGACAACGGCGTCAAGCAGGGTGAAAAAGTGGTCACTGAGGGGGCCGACAAGCTCGACGATGGTTCTGCGGTGAAAGTCGTCACGCAGTGA
- a CDS encoding TetR/AcrR family transcriptional regulator yields MSTIRERNKELILRAASEEFADKGFAATKTSDIAAKAGLPKPNVYYYFKSKENLYREVLESIIVPILQASTPFNPDGVPSEVLSGYIRSKIRISRDLPFASKVFASEIMHGAPHLSADLVEQLNGQAKHNIDCIQSWIDRGQIAPIDPNHLMFSIWAATQTYADFDWQISAVTGKDKLDEADYEAAAQTIIRLVLKGCEPDQ; encoded by the coding sequence ATGAGCACAATCCGCGAGCGCAACAAAGAACTGATCCTGCGTGCCGCCAGTGAGGAGTTTGCCGACAAGGGCTTCGCTGCGACCAAAACCAGCGACATCGCCGCCAAAGCGGGATTGCCCAAGCCCAACGTCTATTACTACTTCAAGTCCAAGGAAAACCTCTATCGCGAGGTGCTGGAAAGTATCATCGTGCCGATTCTGCAAGCGTCGACACCGTTCAACCCGGACGGCGTGCCGAGCGAAGTGCTCAGCGGCTACATCCGCTCGAAGATCCGCATTTCCCGCGACCTGCCCTTCGCCTCCAAGGTGTTCGCCAGTGAAATCATGCACGGCGCCCCACACCTGAGCGCCGACCTGGTCGAACAGCTCAACGGCCAGGCCAAGCACAACATCGACTGCATCCAGAGCTGGATCGACCGCGGCCAGATCGCCCCGATCGATCCCAACCACCTGATGTTCAGCATCTGGGCCGCGACCCAGACCTACGCCGATTTCGACTGGCAGATTTCTGCGGTCACCGGCAAGGACAAGCTGGACGAGGCAGATTACGAAGCGGCAGCACAGACGATTATTCGCCTGGTACTCAAAGGCTGCGAGCCGGATCAGTAA